In one Melopsittacus undulatus isolate bMelUnd1 chromosome 4, bMelUnd1.mat.Z, whole genome shotgun sequence genomic region, the following are encoded:
- the RPS29 gene encoding small ribosomal subunit protein uS14, whose product MGHQQLYWSHPRKFGQGSRSCRVCSNRHGLIRKYGLNMCRQCFRQYAKDIGFIKLD is encoded by the exons ATGGGACACCAGCAGCTCTACTGGAGCCACCCCAGAAAGTTCGGCCAGGGCTCCCGCTCCTG CCGCGTGTGCTCCAACCGCCACGGCCTCATTCGCAAGTACGGGCTGAATATGTGCCGGCAGTGCTTCCGCCAGTACGCCAAGGACATCGGCTTTATCAAG CTGGACTGA
- the LRR1 gene encoding leucine-rich repeat protein 1: protein MRLQCEVEVVSRLLPTCGLRGRGRGTRALLSLGRPPGRAQGGGVYLMVCTARDRVGARYKVQENIERFFTRFVEEGKATVRLREPAVDVCLSKANASNLKNFLSAVRLAHQGTNTEALPLSTLVPAKNSEVEKPKTKMIITSRREYPLTKNFPYSLEHFQASYCKLARIDMRVLCLKKLRKLDLSHNHIKQLPATIGDLTCLQELILHDNHLESFSGALCNSTLQKSLQFLDLSQNKIKALPIQFCQLRELVNLKLDDNELIRLPFKIGQLDHLRFLAAARNKLPFLPSDFRKLCLESLDLFGNPFEQPSPLVPNIQLQIPLTLLEFAARATINYRIPYGCHLLPSHLCEDLEVAKTCQCGSACLSSFIQITVTMNLHHVAHTVVLVDNMGGTEAPIICYFCSLNCYSQFLDRYLQSNG, encoded by the exons ATGCGGCTGCAGTGCGAGGTGGAGGTGGTCAGCCGGCTCCTGCCCACCTGCGGGCTGCGGGGTCGGGGCCGCGGCACCAGGGCGCTCCTCTCGCTCGGCCGCCCGCCCGGACGGGCGCAGGGCGGCGGCGTTTACCTCATGGTGTGCACGGCGCGGGACCGAGTCGGTGCTCGCTACAAG GTGCAGGAGAACATCGAGCGGTTCTTCACCCGGTTTGTGGAGGAGGGCAAGGCCACCGTGCGCCTCCGGGAGCCCGCCGTGGACGTCTGCCTCAGCAAG GCAAATGCCAGCAATTTAAAGAATTTCCTTTCAGCTGTGAGACTGGCTCACCAAGGGACCAACACAGAAGCTCTCCCTCTATCAACTTTGGTACCAGCAAAAAACTCGGAAGTTGAAAAACCTAAGACAAAAATGATCATAACTTCAAGAAGAGAGTACCCTCTCACCAAAAACTTCCCTTATTCCCTCGAACACTTCCAAGCCTCGTACTGCAAACTGGCTCGTATCGACATGCGTGTGCTCTGCTTGAAGAAACTCCGAAAACTAGACCTAAGTCATAATCACATTAAGCAGCTGCCAGCTACTATTGGTGACCTGACCTGTCTTCAGGAGCTTATTTTGCACGACAATCACCTGGAGTCCTTCAGTGGGGCTCTGTGCAACTCCACCCTTCAGAAATCTCTTCAGTTCTTGGACCTGagccaaaacaaaatcaaagcactTCCAATTCAGTTCTGCCAGCTGCGAGAACTCGTGAATTTGAAGCTGGATGACAATGAGTTGATTAGGCTGCCGTTCAAGATTGGCCAGTTAGATCATCTACGCTTTCTGGCAGCAGCTCGAAACAAACTTCCTTTCCTGCCCAGTGATTTTAGGAAACTCTGTCTTGAGAGCCTGGATCTCTTTGGAAATCCTTTTGAACAGCCCAGTCCACTTGTTCCCAACATACAATTGCAAATACCATTGACTTTATTAGAATTTGCTGCAAGAGCAACCATAAATTACAG AATCCCTTATGGTTGTcatctccttccttctcacCTTTGTGAAGATCTGGAAGTGGCTAAAACATGCCAGTGTGGAAGTGCCTGTCTGAGCAGCTTCATTCAGATCACGGTGACCATGAATCTCCACCATGTAGCTCACACCGTGGTCCTTGTGGATAACATGGGAGGTACAGAAGCACCCATCATCTGCTACTTCTGTTCTCTAAACTGCTATTCCCAGTTCCTGGATAGGTACCTCCAGAGTAATGGGTGA